Proteins encoded by one window of Nicotiana tabacum cultivar K326 chromosome 10, ASM71507v2, whole genome shotgun sequence:
- the LOC107763975 gene encoding uncharacterized protein LOC107763975, which translates to MDEKGDRIHASIGMPFIQRFNQQIKEMGLYIMKNFVVCPNNMKLKTKDHKFKLMFTHKTTVEEIHDPHFNMCIFKFKTYEQLSNPQEFDNTELFDVIGEIVSYEDLQSIKQDDSIRMFMNIEIQDYESNNISATLWGDFVEQIKLHLNGSNDKPIVIFMQLIRAHRYREQYSVRNTWHASKLWINSNLPQVVDFCSRMVSVRGESSQRITQISSHKTHSVVDELASGSVEVKTIEDLSDCKHPGYFWVVEIIVHIELDRGWCYLACKNCAKKQDKEGENFYCKKCEQLQPLTHRYMLQV; encoded by the exons ATGGATGAAAAG GGCGACCGCATTCACGCAAGTATTGGCATGCCTTTTATCCAAAGGTTCAATCAACAAATTAAGGAAATGGGTTTGTACATCATGAAGAATTTCGTAGTTTGTCCAAATAATATGAAACTGAAGACCAAAGATCACAAGTTTAAGTTAATGTTCACGCATAAGACCACTGTTGAGGAAATACATGATCCACATTTCAACATGTGCATCTTCAAATTTAAAACCTATGAGCAGCTGTCAAATCCTCAGGAATTTGACAATACTGAGCTATTCG ATGTTATTGGCGAAATTGTGAGCTATGAAGACTTACAATCTATCAAACAAGATGATAGCATCCGTATGTTCATGAACATTGAGATACAAGATTATGA GAGCAATAATATTTCTGCAACTCTTTGGGGAGACTTTGTCGAACAGATCAAGCTGCATTTGAATGGATCCAATGATAAGCCTATTGTCATCTTCATGCAATTGATTAGAGCACATCGATATCGAG AACAATATTCGGTGAGGAACACTTGGCACGCGTCGAAGCTTTGGATCAATTCAAATCTTCCTCAAGTTGTTGACTTTTGCTCCAG AATGGTTTCTGTGCGTGGAGAAAGCTCACAAAGAATTACTCAAATTTCATCTCACAAAACTCATTCTGTTGTTGATGAGCTAGCATCTGGAAGCGTTGAAGTTAAAACTATTGAGGATCTGAGTGACTGTAAGCAT CCAGGATATTTCTGGGTTGTAGAAATTATTGTACACATAGAATTAGACCGTGGATGGTGTTATTTAGCATGCAAAAATTGCGCAAAGAAACAAGACAAAGAGGGGGAAAATTTCTATTGTAAAAAATGCGAGCAACTTCAACCTCTCACTCATAG GTACATGCTACAAGTTTAG